The Pirellulimonas nuda genome includes a region encoding these proteins:
- a CDS encoding MlaE family ABC transporter permease, producing the protein MAAEPTTDPPNSLFGEISESIADLGELLMQWAEAIGAIVLFAAQTVSWMFSRQPRWDNVVRSMYEIGVRSLPVVALTGTFIGMVLAVQTFHQFRGFGMETKLGAVINLSMCRELGPVLAATMLAGRVGSAIAAELGTMRVTEQIDALESMGASSLHHLVVPRLLACLLTIPSLTIIAVLMGVVGGGFYCIYIFNVDSYFYVNNSLEETQTWDLFYGVIKSVFFGATIAIISCYRGFHCSPGAEGVGHAATTAFVQSFVIILVLDLGLSVLLDTLYFVIWPHELA; encoded by the coding sequence ATGGCTGCCGAACCCACAACCGATCCGCCGAACAGCCTATTCGGCGAGATAAGCGAATCCATCGCCGACCTCGGCGAGCTGCTGATGCAGTGGGCCGAGGCCATCGGCGCCATCGTGCTGTTCGCGGCGCAGACCGTCTCCTGGATGTTCTCCCGCCAGCCGCGGTGGGACAACGTCGTCCGTTCGATGTACGAGATCGGGGTCCGGAGCCTGCCCGTGGTGGCGCTCACCGGCACGTTCATCGGCATGGTGCTGGCGGTGCAGACGTTCCATCAGTTCCGCGGCTTCGGCATGGAAACGAAGCTGGGGGCGGTCATCAACCTGTCGATGTGCCGCGAGCTGGGCCCCGTGCTGGCCGCCACCATGCTCGCCGGCCGGGTCGGCAGCGCCATCGCGGCCGAGCTGGGCACCATGCGGGTGACCGAGCAGATCGACGCGCTGGAGAGCATGGGCGCCAGCTCGCTGCACCACCTGGTGGTGCCGCGGCTGCTGGCGTGCCTGCTGACCATCCCCTCGCTGACCATCATCGCGGTGCTGATGGGGGTCGTCGGCGGCGGCTTCTACTGCATTTACATCTTCAACGTCGACTCTTATTTCTACGTGAACAACTCGCTCGAAGAGACGCAGACCTGGGATCTATTCTACGGGGTCATCAAGAGCGTCTTCTTCGGCGCCACGATCGCCATCATTAGCTGCTACCGGGGCTTCCACTGCTCCCCGGGCGCCGAAGGGGTCGGCCACGCCGCCACTACGGCCTTCGTGCAGTCGTTCGTGATCATCCTGGTGCTCGACCTGGGCCTCAGCGTCTTGCTCGACACGCTCTACTTCGTCATCTGGCCCCACGAGCTCGCGTGA
- a CDS encoding ABC transporter ATP-binding protein codes for MIDTPSEAPPLIGVDALGVRFGDQAVLRDVSIDVPRGQTLAVIGESGCGKTVLLKTLIGLIQPTHGAVTFDGQRLSSHSDRELTQVRTRFGFVFQSAALFDSMTIADNVAFPLREHRRIDREEAYGIARDRLIEVGLRPDVMTKKPAELSGGMRKRVGLARALVMDPEVLLYDEPTTGLDPIMSDVINELILRTRNAHGVTSIVVTHDMTSAKKLADRIVMLYPLARLDDGQPQMIFDGTPKQIDRSDDPRVSQFVRGEAGDRISEIAEKSGQKGTRSGE; via the coding sequence GTGATAGATACGCCCAGCGAGGCACCGCCGCTGATCGGCGTCGACGCGCTCGGGGTGCGTTTCGGCGACCAGGCCGTGCTGCGCGACGTGTCGATCGACGTCCCCCGTGGCCAGACGCTGGCGGTGATCGGCGAGAGCGGGTGCGGCAAGACCGTGCTGCTCAAGACGCTGATCGGCCTGATCCAACCCACCCACGGCGCGGTCACGTTCGACGGGCAGCGGCTCAGCTCCCACAGCGATCGCGAGCTCACCCAGGTCCGCACGCGGTTCGGCTTCGTGTTCCAGAGCGCTGCGCTGTTCGACAGCATGACCATCGCAGACAACGTGGCCTTCCCGCTGCGCGAGCACAGGCGGATCGACCGTGAGGAAGCCTACGGGATCGCCCGCGATCGGCTGATCGAGGTAGGGCTGCGGCCCGACGTGATGACCAAGAAGCCCGCGGAGCTCTCGGGGGGCATGCGCAAGCGGGTGGGCCTGGCGCGCGCGCTGGTGATGGACCCCGAGGTGCTGCTGTACGACGAGCCCACCACCGGCCTCGACCCCATCATGAGCGACGTGATCAACGAGTTGATCCTACGCACCCGCAACGCCCACGGCGTCACCAGCATCGTCGTGACGCACGACATGACCAGCGCCAAAAAGCTGGCGGACCGCATCGTCATGCTGTACCCGCTGGCCAGGCTCGACGACGGGCAGCCTCAGATGATTTTTGACGGAACGCCCAAACAAATCGACCGGTCCGACGACCCGCGCGTGAGCCAGTTCGTGCGCGGCGAGGCGGGAGACCGGATCAGCGAGATCGCCGAAAAGAGCGGGCAGAAGGGGACGCGGAGCGGGGAGTAA
- a CDS encoding MlaD family protein yields the protein MNERTVQRRVGLFVIATVVTTGVLIALTSKSPLGWTGGTYPVTIAVDRAPGVGPKTPVRRDGVLIGRVSRTESIRGGVLLWVDVNRGEVLYTTDAIRIRPSSLFGDAVIDISQTGGGGPSPPIVQEGQQLQGAAMPDPIEALTALQVDVGPAIKSLGQAGDEVSRLADRLNTALGEDIGKERVARMLDDAISALNTFEVTMAKMSTTIDNVDALFGDPQVQQDFRRALAAVPGVVEKADKFLDEGTRVVGSLDGAVTSLQNNLEAVEGLTRPLGERGGEIVRLLNSALENLDLVLVDAKKFALGLNNTEGTLGQLLNDRKTYDNVNTVICNANLVVLRLDELLKQARPILNDARAFTDKVGREPGRLIRGAADPSFIK from the coding sequence ATGAACGAACGCACCGTCCAACGCCGAGTCGGCCTGTTCGTGATCGCCACGGTCGTTACGACCGGCGTGCTGATCGCGTTGACCAGCAAGTCGCCCCTGGGGTGGACCGGGGGGACCTACCCGGTGACGATCGCGGTTGACCGGGCGCCCGGCGTCGGGCCCAAGACGCCGGTCCGCCGAGACGGCGTGCTGATCGGCCGGGTGTCGCGGACCGAGAGCATCCGCGGGGGCGTGTTGTTGTGGGTCGACGTGAACCGTGGCGAGGTGCTCTACACCACCGACGCCATCCGCATCCGCCCCTCGTCGCTGTTCGGCGACGCGGTGATCGACATCTCGCAGACCGGCGGCGGCGGGCCCTCGCCCCCCATTGTGCAGGAAGGGCAGCAGCTACAGGGCGCGGCGATGCCCGACCCGATCGAGGCGCTCACCGCGCTGCAGGTCGACGTCGGCCCGGCCATCAAGTCGCTCGGTCAGGCGGGGGACGAGGTCTCACGGCTCGCGGACCGGCTGAACACCGCCCTTGGGGAAGATATCGGCAAAGAGCGGGTGGCCCGCATGCTGGACGACGCCATCAGTGCGCTTAACACCTTCGAGGTGACGATGGCCAAGATGTCGACCACCATCGACAACGTCGACGCGTTGTTCGGCGATCCTCAGGTGCAGCAGGACTTCCGCCGCGCCCTGGCTGCGGTGCCGGGGGTTGTGGAAAAGGCGGACAAGTTCCTGGACGAGGGAACGCGGGTGGTCGGCTCGCTCGACGGCGCCGTGACCAGCCTGCAAAACAACCTCGAGGCGGTCGAGGGGCTTACGCGCCCGTTGGGCGAGCGCGGCGGAGAAATCGTTCGCCTGCTGAACTCGGCGCTAGAGAACCTCGACCTTGTGCTGGTAGACGCGAAAAAGTTCGCCTTAGGGCTCAACAACACCGAGGGAACCCTGGGTCAGTTGCTCAACGATCGGAAGACGTACGACAACGTCAATACCGTGATCTGCAACGCCAACCTGGTGGTCCTCCGCCTCGACGAACTGCTCAAGCAGGCCCGTCCGATCCTGAACGACGCCCGTGCGTTCACGGACAAGGTAGGCCGGGAGCCGGGCCGGCTGATCCGCGGCGCCGCGGACCCCAGCTTCATCAAGTAG
- a CDS encoding 3'-5' exoribonuclease YhaM family protein, whose protein sequence is MPKPPLLFDDVPETNPIVTLADLTNGEEGDFFALLSDRTQLTTKDGKPYFRVTFRDARREVSFPVWSDAPLFGKCNTEWQVGEFYKLRALYHETTYGPQLDIRLIRPVEPADAEDGFDPTMCQPRSRFDLQTMFDDLLALAEQSIPEGPLRTLVVGLLQEHSEALLVWPAAQRNHHAFVGGYLEHVRNVARHAVDLANNYAQLYPDMTPPLDVGMTAAGAILHDIGKLRELRVSPAGATYTAAGSLIGHILQGRDMVREAAAPLDPPLDEEQLLRLEHIIVSHQRLPEWGSPKPPMTPEALLVHFADDCDAKFQMMLTILGTTEGDEAVTNRRNVLGQSLYRGGL, encoded by the coding sequence ATGCCCAAGCCCCCACTCCTGTTCGACGACGTGCCCGAAACCAACCCTATCGTCACTCTGGCCGACCTCACGAACGGCGAAGAAGGGGACTTCTTCGCGCTGCTCTCCGACCGCACGCAGCTCACCACCAAGGACGGCAAGCCCTACTTCCGCGTCACGTTCCGCGACGCCCGGCGCGAGGTGTCGTTCCCCGTCTGGAGCGACGCCCCGCTGTTTGGCAAGTGCAACACCGAGTGGCAGGTGGGCGAATTCTACAAGCTCCGCGCCCTGTACCACGAAACCACCTACGGCCCGCAGCTCGACATCCGCCTGATCCGCCCCGTGGAGCCCGCCGACGCCGAGGACGGCTTCGACCCCACGATGTGCCAGCCGCGGTCGCGGTTCGACCTGCAAACGATGTTCGACGACCTGCTGGCGCTGGCCGAGCAGTCGATCCCCGAGGGCCCGCTCCGCACGCTGGTCGTGGGGCTGTTACAAGAGCACAGCGAAGCGCTGCTCGTCTGGCCCGCCGCCCAGCGCAACCACCACGCGTTTGTCGGGGGCTACCTAGAGCACGTCCGCAACGTCGCCCGGCACGCCGTCGACCTGGCCAACAACTACGCGCAGCTCTACCCAGACATGACCCCGCCGCTGGACGTCGGCATGACCGCCGCCGGCGCCATCCTGCACGACATCGGCAAGCTGCGCGAGCTACGCGTCTCCCCGGCCGGCGCCACGTACACCGCGGCCGGCTCGTTGATCGGCCACATCCTGCAAGGGCGCGACATGGTCCGCGAGGCCGCCGCCCCGCTCGACCCGCCGCTGGACGAAGAACAGCTATTGCGGCTGGAGCACATTATCGTCAGCCACCAACGCCTCCCCGAGTGGGGCAGCCCCAAGCCGCCGATGACCCCCGAGGCGCTGTTGGTGCACTTCGCCGACGACTGCGACGCGAAGTTCCAGATGATGCTCACCATCCTGGGAACGACCGAAGGGGACGAGGCGGTCACTAACCGGCGGAATGTGCTGGGGCAGTCGCTCTACCGGGGCGGGCTGTAG
- a CDS encoding 1-acyl-sn-glycerol-3-phosphate acyltransferase, whose amino-acid sequence MQEIVLEEPYKFVPPIESDWWCWLVRFRLKGYLRNVFKVTSTECRHADRLKASLDAGHSIVLAPNHCRLSDPMVLGVLSQQVGTELFAMASWHLFKESAYQTFLIRRMGAFSIYREGNDRQSVNTAIDMLEHGRRPLIIFPEGAVSRHNDLMMEVMDGPAFIARQAAKRREKAGKPGVVIHPVAIRYSFDGDAERAVLPDVEAFEHRFSWQPQRHLGIVERIGRIGAALIGLKEVEYFGAVREGNPHTRAEKLIVEVLGDLESKWRVTDKGGSVVARVKALRSVILPGMIEKKVTEEERQARWRDLAACYYVQQIAHYPRGYIRAGDALPERIIETVERMEEDFTDHANYHGPMHCTMMVGEAIEVDTKRNRDAEGDPAMAETRRSIQTMLDQMVAERRAKLGLPERKGKTPHESELM is encoded by the coding sequence ATGCAGGAAATCGTTCTCGAAGAACCGTATAAGTTCGTTCCACCGATCGAATCGGACTGGTGGTGCTGGTTGGTCCGTTTCCGGCTCAAGGGGTATCTGCGCAACGTCTTCAAGGTTACCTCGACCGAGTGCCGGCACGCGGACCGCCTCAAGGCGTCGTTGGACGCCGGTCACAGCATCGTGCTGGCGCCCAACCACTGCCGGCTTTCCGACCCGATGGTGCTGGGCGTGCTGTCGCAGCAGGTCGGGACCGAGCTGTTCGCGATGGCCAGTTGGCACCTGTTCAAGGAGAGCGCCTACCAAACGTTCCTCATCCGCCGGATGGGCGCCTTCAGCATCTACCGCGAGGGGAACGACCGCCAGAGCGTCAACACCGCCATCGATATGCTGGAGCACGGCCGCCGGCCGCTGATCATCTTCCCCGAGGGCGCCGTCAGCCGGCACAACGACCTGATGATGGAGGTGATGGACGGCCCCGCGTTCATCGCCCGTCAGGCCGCCAAGCGGCGCGAGAAGGCGGGCAAGCCGGGCGTGGTGATCCACCCGGTCGCCATCCGCTACTCGTTCGACGGCGACGCGGAGCGGGCCGTGCTGCCCGACGTCGAGGCGTTCGAGCACCGATTCAGTTGGCAGCCGCAGCGTCACCTGGGGATCGTTGAGCGGATCGGCCGCATCGGCGCCGCGTTGATCGGGCTGAAAGAGGTTGAGTACTTCGGCGCCGTCCGCGAGGGGAACCCACACACCCGGGCCGAGAAGCTGATCGTCGAAGTCTTGGGGGACCTCGAATCCAAGTGGCGCGTCACCGACAAAGGGGGCAGCGTGGTGGCCCGCGTCAAGGCGTTGCGGTCGGTCATCCTCCCGGGCATGATCGAGAAGAAGGTGACCGAGGAAGAACGCCAGGCCCGCTGGCGCGACCTGGCCGCCTGCTACTACGTGCAGCAGATCGCCCACTACCCACGCGGCTACATCCGCGCGGGCGACGCGCTGCCCGAGCGTATCATCGAAACCGTCGAGCGGATGGAGGAAGACTTCACCGACCACGCCAACTACCACGGCCCGATGCACTGCACGATGATGGTCGGCGAGGCGATCGAGGTGGACACCAAGCGCAACCGCGACGCCGAGGGCGACCCCGCGATGGCCGAGACCCGCCGCAGCATCCAGACGATGCTCGATCAGATGGTCGCCGAGCGTCGCGCGAAGCTCGGCCTCCCCGAGCGGAAGGGGAAGACGCCGCACGAGTCGGAGTTGATGTAG
- the xerD gene encoding site-specific tyrosine recombinase XerD — MAKKLIKPQRAAAAEDSARLCESFVRYLRTECHFSENTVTAYARDLRRFTAWLAGRRIAGLTIRDLAAYPGWLREQQLADASIARHVVSLKVFFKYLQLEGVLNDNQASLLGSQKLWQRIPTVLSPSQVDLLLTAPLAGEPLWRRDRALLESLYASGARVSELSGLKLPDLHLDERFCTCHGKGDKQRVTPLGRRACDALAAYLEKERPKLAARREAQKPNVFLSSRGGVLGRARIWELVKKYAAMAGVSAKLSPHSLRHSFATHLLAGGADLRQVQEMLGHASIATTQIYTHVDHSRLKQVHKQFHPRA, encoded by the coding sequence GTGGCTAAGAAACTCATCAAACCGCAGCGTGCGGCCGCGGCCGAGGACTCGGCGCGGTTGTGTGAGTCGTTTGTGCGCTACCTGCGGACCGAGTGCCACTTCTCAGAAAACACCGTGACGGCGTACGCCCGCGACCTGCGGCGATTTACGGCCTGGCTGGCGGGGAGGCGGATCGCCGGGCTGACGATCCGAGACCTGGCGGCCTACCCCGGCTGGCTGCGGGAGCAGCAGCTCGCCGACGCCAGCATCGCCCGTCACGTGGTTTCGCTGAAGGTGTTCTTCAAGTACCTGCAGCTCGAAGGGGTGCTGAACGACAACCAGGCCTCGCTGCTGGGGTCGCAGAAGCTGTGGCAGCGTATCCCGACGGTGCTCTCGCCGTCGCAGGTCGACCTGCTGCTCACGGCGCCGCTGGCCGGTGAACCGCTGTGGCGGCGCGACCGGGCCCTACTCGAGTCGCTGTACGCCAGCGGGGCGCGGGTCTCGGAGCTCTCCGGCCTCAAGCTCCCCGACCTGCACCTGGACGAGCGGTTCTGTACCTGCCACGGCAAGGGAGACAAGCAGCGTGTGACGCCCCTTGGCCGGCGGGCGTGCGATGCGCTGGCGGCGTACCTAGAAAAAGAACGCCCCAAGCTGGCCGCGCGCAGGGAGGCACAGAAGCCCAACGTGTTCCTGTCGTCACGCGGCGGCGTGCTGGGCCGGGCGCGGATCTGGGAACTGGTGAAGAAGTACGCCGCGATGGCGGGTGTTTCGGCCAAGCTGAGCCCCCACTCGCTGCGGCACAGCTTTGCGACCCACCTGCTGGCCGGGGGCGCCGACTTGCGGCAGGTGCAGGAGATGCTCGGCCACGCCAGCATCGCGACCACGCAGATCTACACGCACGTCGACCACTCGCGGCTGAAGCAGGTGCACAAGCAGTTTCACCCGCGGGCGTGA
- a CDS encoding sulfatase-like hydrolase/transferase, with the protein MFIRSLLLLALCQSASNAAGSLPNIVLVFVDDMGWGDLSCFGNEEAQTPNIDRLAAEGIRFEQFYVNSPICSPSRTAISTGQYPQRWRITSFLANRQENERRGMAHWLDPAAPMLARALHDAGYATGHFGKWHMGGQRDVGEAPLVTEYGFDASLTNFEGLGPRVLPLCNAYDGRPPHKHALGSDKLGRGPVTWEDRSLVTAAFADAALQFIKKSEADDTPFYVNIWPDDVHSPFFPPEARRGDAQKRSLYLGVLRTMDEQLAPVFDHIRDSPKLRDNTLVLVCSDNGPEPGAGTAGPFRGTKGMLYEGGIRSPLVVWGPGLIDASHTGQVNQTSVLAAIDLCPSLLEIAGVWPVAGLRTDGEQLSGVLLGRATGSRSHPLYFRRPPDRDSFSGVSNLPDLAVRDGKWKLLCEYDGSNPELYNLDVDPGETTDLSATQRRVQRKMIGIVRQWHESLPPDNGPDLTANQPKRDRK; encoded by the coding sequence ATGTTTATCCGCTCGCTCCTGCTCTTGGCCCTCTGCCAGTCTGCGTCTAATGCCGCCGGCTCGCTCCCGAACATCGTGCTGGTGTTTGTCGACGACATGGGGTGGGGGGATCTCTCTTGTTTCGGCAACGAGGAAGCCCAGACGCCGAACATCGATCGGCTTGCGGCGGAGGGGATCCGGTTCGAGCAGTTTTATGTGAACTCGCCGATCTGTTCCCCGTCGCGCACGGCGATCTCAACGGGTCAGTACCCGCAGCGTTGGCGGATAACGTCGTTCTTGGCCAACCGTCAGGAGAACGAGCGGCGCGGCATGGCCCATTGGCTCGACCCGGCGGCGCCGATGCTGGCCCGTGCGCTGCACGACGCCGGCTACGCGACCGGACACTTCGGCAAGTGGCACATGGGGGGCCAGCGCGACGTCGGCGAGGCGCCGCTAGTCACCGAGTACGGCTTCGATGCGTCGCTAACCAACTTCGAGGGGCTCGGCCCCCGCGTGCTGCCGCTGTGCAACGCCTACGACGGCAGGCCGCCCCACAAGCACGCGCTGGGATCGGACAAGCTGGGCCGCGGGCCGGTCACTTGGGAAGACCGTTCGTTGGTGACCGCGGCGTTTGCCGACGCCGCCCTGCAGTTCATCAAGAAGTCAGAGGCGGACGACACGCCGTTCTACGTAAATATTTGGCCGGACGACGTTCACAGCCCGTTCTTTCCGCCCGAAGCCCGGCGCGGCGACGCGCAGAAGCGATCGCTCTACCTGGGTGTGCTGCGGACGATGGACGAGCAACTCGCCCCCGTTTTCGATCACATCCGCGACAGCCCCAAACTGCGTGACAACACTCTGGTGCTGGTCTGCTCCGACAATGGACCGGAGCCGGGCGCCGGCACTGCGGGGCCGTTCCGCGGGACGAAGGGGATGCTGTACGAGGGGGGGATCCGCTCGCCGCTGGTGGTCTGGGGGCCGGGGTTGATCGACGCCTCGCACACGGGCCAAGTGAACCAAACGTCGGTACTGGCTGCTATCGACTTGTGTCCGAGCCTGTTAGAGATCGCAGGGGTCTGGCCCGTCGCGGGGCTACGCACGGATGGCGAGCAGCTGTCGGGCGTGTTGCTTGGCCGTGCGACCGGCTCTCGGTCCCATCCCCTCTACTTCCGGCGTCCGCCAGACCGGGACTCTTTTAGCGGTGTCAGCAATCTACCCGACCTCGCCGTGCGCGACGGAAAGTGGAAGCTGCTGTGTGAGTACGATGGCAGCAACCCGGAGCTGTACAACCTCGATGTCGATCCAGGGGAAACAACGGACTTGAGCGCCACGCAGCGGCGGGTCCAGCGAAAAATGATTGGGATTGTGCGTCAGTGGCACGAGTCGCTCCCCCCCGACAACGGCCCAGACCTCACAGCGAACCAACCCAAGCGGGATCGGAAATAG
- a CDS encoding TolC family protein: protein MPLRWTLACCVCALAALGCAGDRYAKVAPPTAAPIVVAAAAPTFSLVSAQSEADTAERGSEQIIQPASLDSSAAGVETPRVLPPCTDATQAIDLATALAAIDGQHPVVGLARWRTQQAYAQLSQARVLWLPTLQAGASYSRLDGNVQASDGTILDVNRSSLQAGLGAGAVGAGQTIRPGLVAEFHLADAIYQPKIVERRAWARGHASRAAQNDQLLAAGLAHQQLLAAQQRLALLEDHSNRIGTLAGLTENFARAGQGLQADADRLATERRLTDASLRLGEEQVVTASSRLAEAISAPPGTLLACAEPMATPIELVAIGSTPSDLVVTGLSNRPELKEAQCLVAEACERLQRERHAPLVPSVLLGMTYGGFGGGLQWEQSDFNDRAEFNALAVWQVRNLGFGEQAIRREREAVVQQTKFERVRRMDEVAREVLEAQGQVTARAGRIEAARAAIGTAADSYDRNLARIRDGQGLPIEALQSAEALDRARQAYLQAVLDYNEAQLRLCRALGWPVRV from the coding sequence ATGCCGCTCCGCTGGACACTGGCTTGCTGCGTCTGTGCACTGGCGGCCCTGGGCTGCGCGGGCGATCGGTACGCGAAAGTGGCGCCCCCGACAGCGGCGCCGATAGTCGTTGCGGCGGCCGCGCCCACGTTCAGCCTTGTGTCCGCCCAGAGCGAGGCCGACACGGCGGAGCGAGGCAGTGAACAGATCATCCAGCCCGCTTCCCTGGACTCATCCGCGGCTGGCGTTGAGACCCCCCGCGTGCTCCCCCCCTGCACGGACGCCACCCAGGCCATCGACCTAGCCACGGCGCTTGCCGCCATCGACGGCCAGCACCCCGTGGTCGGGCTGGCCCGTTGGCGTACTCAGCAGGCCTACGCACAACTCTCCCAGGCGCGGGTGCTGTGGCTTCCCACACTGCAGGCCGGCGCCAGCTACAGCCGGCTGGACGGGAACGTGCAGGCCAGCGACGGCACCATCCTCGACGTGAACCGGTCGAGCCTCCAAGCAGGCCTCGGCGCCGGGGCCGTGGGCGCCGGCCAGACAATCCGCCCCGGCCTGGTCGCCGAGTTCCACCTTGCCGACGCCATCTACCAGCCGAAGATCGTCGAACGACGCGCCTGGGCCCGCGGCCACGCCTCGCGGGCGGCGCAGAACGACCAGCTCTTAGCGGCGGGGCTGGCGCACCAGCAGTTGCTGGCGGCGCAGCAGCGGCTCGCGCTGCTCGAAGACCACAGCAATCGGATTGGCACGCTCGCCGGTCTCACCGAGAACTTCGCACGGGCGGGCCAGGGGCTGCAGGCGGACGCGGATCGCCTGGCCACCGAACGTCGGCTCACCGACGCGTCGCTGCGGCTTGGCGAAGAGCAGGTGGTCACGGCGTCCTCCCGGCTCGCCGAGGCCATCAGCGCGCCGCCCGGCACGCTGCTGGCCTGCGCCGAACCGATGGCGACGCCGATCGAGCTGGTGGCGATCGGCAGCACGCCGTCCGACCTGGTCGTCACCGGCCTCTCGAACCGTCCCGAGCTGAAAGAGGCCCAGTGCCTCGTGGCCGAGGCGTGCGAACGCCTGCAGCGCGAGCGGCACGCCCCGCTGGTCCCCAGCGTGCTGCTGGGGATGACGTACGGCGGCTTCGGCGGCGGCCTGCAATGGGAGCAGAGCGACTTCAACGACCGCGCAGAGTTTAACGCCCTGGCCGTGTGGCAGGTGCGGAACCTTGGGTTCGGCGAGCAGGCCATCCGTCGCGAACGCGAGGCGGTGGTGCAGCAGACCAAGTTCGAACGCGTGCGGCGGATGGACGAGGTGGCGCGCGAGGTGCTCGAAGCCCAGGGCCAGGTCACCGCCCGCGCCGGCCGGATCGAGGCGGCCCGCGCCGCCATCGGGACCGCGGCCGACTCGTACGACCGCAACCTGGCGCGTATCCGAGACGGGCAGGGGCTGCCGATCGAGGCGCTGCAGTCGGCCGAGGCGCTCGACCGCGCCCGCCAGGCGTACCTGCAGGCGGTGCTGGACTACAACGAGGCGCAGCTCAGGTTGTGCAGGGCGCTTGGGTGGCCCGTGCGCGTGTAG
- a CDS encoding efflux RND transporter periplasmic adaptor subunit, protein MPMSPLVAGAATALLATLVSGCSTPPAAAAEEKKPEPVAVKAVAAEAATLRRTTTQPATVHAYYTADIYAKVSGYVREVPVDIGDHVKQGDVLAVIDVPEIKKQLLVADARVARSEAQVKRAESGKRLAEANLASARAGVVGAESRIASADALLQAGQAEFTRTQSLVEQRSVQQRLLDEARQRLDSGKADVESAKALVTMAQSQVAVAEASVAAAQSEIEAAKADTQVAEAQRGELQVMLEFAELQAPFDGVVTHRGVAPGDLVRAVTEARGVGSPHFIVTQLDKVRVRTMVPEAEASLVDVGDAVSIALSSARLPAVEGKVTRTSGSLDPSTRTLTVEVELPNPDGKLLPGMYGEATIVLFEKPDAVSLPASAIRFRTTGESYVYALDNASEVSIQDVTLGYDSGTTIEIASPLAAGQKVIDAHLKRFRDGDVVRVLEN, encoded by the coding sequence ATGCCGATGTCTCCCCTGGTTGCCGGCGCCGCGACGGCGCTCCTTGCGACGCTCGTCAGCGGCTGTTCCACCCCGCCGGCCGCGGCGGCTGAAGAGAAGAAGCCCGAGCCGGTCGCCGTGAAGGCGGTCGCAGCCGAGGCGGCCACGCTGCGACGCACCACGACGCAGCCGGCGACCGTGCACGCCTACTACACGGCCGACATCTACGCCAAGGTCAGCGGCTACGTCCGCGAGGTCCCCGTCGATATCGGCGACCACGTGAAGCAGGGGGACGTGCTCGCGGTGATCGACGTGCCCGAGATCAAGAAGCAGCTCTTGGTAGCGGACGCCCGCGTGGCCCGCTCCGAAGCGCAGGTCAAGCGCGCCGAATCCGGCAAGCGGCTTGCCGAAGCGAACCTGGCGAGCGCCCGGGCCGGAGTCGTTGGGGCAGAATCGCGGATCGCCTCGGCCGACGCGTTGCTGCAGGCGGGCCAGGCCGAGTTCACGCGCACCCAGTCGCTTGTCGAGCAGCGCTCGGTGCAGCAGCGGCTGCTCGACGAGGCGCGCCAGCGCCTCGACAGCGGCAAGGCCGATGTCGAGTCCGCAAAGGCGCTGGTCACGATGGCCCAGTCGCAGGTGGCGGTCGCCGAGGCCTCGGTCGCCGCGGCTCAGAGCGAGATCGAGGCCGCCAAGGCGGACACCCAGGTCGCCGAGGCCCAACGCGGCGAGCTGCAGGTGATGCTCGAGTTCGCCGAGCTGCAGGCGCCCTTCGATGGCGTCGTCACCCACCGCGGCGTCGCCCCGGGCGACCTGGTGCGTGCCGTGACCGAGGCGCGCGGCGTGGGGAGCCCCCACTTTATCGTTACGCAGCTCGACAAGGTCCGCGTCCGCACGATGGTCCCCGAGGCCGAGGCGTCGTTGGTGGATGTGGGAGACGCCGTGAGCATCGCGTTGAGCTCGGCCCGCCTCCCGGCGGTCGAAGGGAAGGTCACCCGCACCAGCGGCAGCCTCGACCCCAGCACACGCACGCTGACGGTGGAGGTCGAGCTCCCCAACCCCGACGGCAAGCTGCTGCCCGGCATGTACGGCGAGGCGACCATCGTGCTGTTCGAGAAGCCCGACGCCGTGAGCCTACCCGCCTCGGCCATCCGGTTCCGCACCACGGGGGAGAGCTATGTCTACGCCCTCGACAACGCGTCTGAGGTCAGTATCCAGGACGTCACGTTGGGGTACGACTCGGGAACCACCATCGAGATCGCCTCGCCCCTGGCCGCCGGCCAGAAGGTGATCGACGCCCACCTGAAACGCTTCCGCGACGGCGACGTCGTTCGGGTCTTGGAGAATTAG